A window of the Tunturibacter empetritectus genome harbors these coding sequences:
- a CDS encoding glycosyltransferase 87 family protein, with translation MTALPHNRILHWLEGGLLLILLLYLGAHTLPRAWGKLNTDFPNYYMSARLAREGYDTSRIYEWVWLQREKDHRALDIRVIGMLPITPISTLPMWPLTQFSPLTAKRLWLLLNLGLLVPLCWLLRSLTGLSYQRIALIFALSFPLHRNLLYGQFYLVLLLLIVAACWAYLHKKDTLAGALIAVAAACKVFPIFFFVFFVQRKAWRTLTAGVLTGVATLAASVSIFGWNVHRTYLQEILPWTLHGEGLPPYVTASGSISSVLHYLLLDEPQWNPHPWHYSPFWYAILQPTLQMVLLAPAILLMRGKGRDPHRTQLEWSALLLASLAISTIPASYNFVLLAFPVCVLTAMLLKRKRYGWLLALAIVYLGIGLPLPAPGSVMGPAVLLYIPRLPLMLALLLGTYMLLRSERWAPSSSWSWTQYSWVAAMTAAVMFSVHYTLERERAVRQEYAYRLPLQTQALLSASPESTRNKVRYLAFTATGYHLEGTTDAIRNGITLGDDLSFTAGAKGLWIEEALNPESRIFEGGGSSHVIVENAREPMLSADQASLAFVRDYHGHGSLLVRRNFQSQMASDVVLTPPSLNLYEASFLSEHVYAFSAVEGNHPSGIYLSDALHNNTPLSLGQSRYPALSPDGRWMAYSHFDRGAWNLWIRNQQTGETRRIADVPCNQIEPSWEVDSKTLLYGTDCGRSLWFTAIARRRVVP, from the coding sequence GTGACCGCACTGCCGCACAATCGTATTCTGCACTGGCTAGAGGGTGGCCTCCTCCTCATCTTGTTGCTCTATCTGGGAGCACACACCCTGCCACGTGCATGGGGCAAACTGAATACCGATTTCCCAAACTATTACATGTCTGCGAGACTGGCGCGCGAGGGGTACGATACCAGCCGGATATATGAATGGGTCTGGCTACAGCGGGAGAAGGACCATCGTGCTTTAGATATTCGTGTGATTGGAATGTTGCCCATCACGCCGATATCTACCTTGCCTATGTGGCCACTGACGCAGTTCTCACCGCTTACCGCAAAACGTTTGTGGCTGTTGCTGAATCTTGGATTATTAGTCCCGCTTTGCTGGCTGTTGCGCTCTCTAACCGGCTTGTCCTATCAGCGGATCGCACTTATCTTCGCGCTAAGCTTTCCTTTGCATCGAAATTTGCTATATGGCCAGTTCTATTTAGTGTTGTTGTTGCTGATTGTGGCTGCCTGCTGGGCATATCTACACAAGAAAGATACGCTTGCCGGTGCCCTGATCGCTGTCGCGGCAGCCTGCAAAGTATTTCCGATATTTTTCTTTGTCTTTTTCGTGCAGCGCAAGGCATGGCGCACCCTCACTGCGGGTGTGCTTACCGGGGTAGCGACTCTCGCGGCATCTGTCTCGATCTTCGGCTGGAACGTACATCGCACCTATCTCCAGGAAATTCTTCCATGGACTCTGCATGGGGAAGGTCTGCCACCGTATGTAACAGCCAGTGGCTCTATCTCGAGCGTTCTGCATTACCTCTTACTCGATGAACCACAGTGGAATCCGCATCCTTGGCACTACTCTCCATTTTGGTATGCCATTCTGCAACCAACTCTGCAAATGGTATTGTTGGCGCCAGCGATTCTGCTCATGCGGGGGAAGGGTCGAGACCCTCACCGGACACAGCTGGAGTGGTCGGCGCTGCTGTTGGCTTCCCTAGCCATCTCCACCATACCGGCTTCATATAATTTCGTTCTCCTCGCCTTTCCCGTATGCGTGTTGACAGCGATGCTGCTGAAACGCAAGAGGTATGGATGGCTTCTGGCTTTAGCCATCGTCTACTTGGGTATCGGGCTGCCCCTGCCGGCCCCAGGCAGCGTGATGGGCCCAGCAGTTCTGCTGTATATCCCGCGTTTGCCATTGATGCTTGCGCTGCTACTGGGAACTTATATGTTGTTGCGTTCTGAACGGTGGGCCCCGAGCTCGTCGTGGAGCTGGACGCAATACTCGTGGGTCGCGGCAATGACCGCCGCAGTTATGTTCAGCGTGCATTACACCCTCGAACGGGAGCGGGCCGTCCGTCAAGAGTACGCTTACCGGCTACCGCTCCAGACTCAAGCTCTGCTTTCTGCCAGCCCAGAATCCACCAGAAACAAAGTCAGATATCTGGCATTCACGGCGACGGGATATCACCTGGAGGGCACGACTGACGCGATAAGGAACGGCATTACTTTAGGAGATGACCTATCGTTTACCGCCGGTGCGAAAGGTCTGTGGATCGAGGAGGCTCTGAACCCGGAGTCACGAATCTTCGAAGGAGGAGGTTCTTCACACGTGATAGTGGAGAACGCACGTGAGCCGATGCTTTCCGCCGATCAAGCGAGCTTGGCTTTTGTTCGCGACTACCATGGTCACGGCAGTTTACTCGTCCGAAGAAACTTCCAGTCCCAGATGGCATCAGATGTGGTACTTACGCCTCCATCGCTCAACTTATATGAGGCATCTTTCCTCTCTGAGCACGTGTATGCTTTTTCTGCGGTAGAGGGAAATCACCCATCTGGGATTTACTTAAGCGACGCGTTACACAACAACACACCGCTGAGTCTGGGGCAGTCGCGGTATCCAGCGCTCTCTCCCGACGGACGCTGGATGGCATACAGCCATTTCGATCGCGGCGCTTGGAACCTATGGATCCGAAATCAACAAACCGGCGAAACGAGACGCATTGCGGATGTTCCTTGTAATCAAATTGAGCCAAGTTGGGAGGTGGACTCGAAAACTCTGCTTTACGGCACCGACTGCGGTCGCAGCTTATGGTTTACCGCAATAGCACGCAGGCGAGTCGTTCCATGA
- the ribA gene encoding GTP cyclohydrolase II → MKTSTRGSAPSIAKEIRLSLIELKQIAQVKFPTRWTDFHLLAFEGTYTSPDNKEKCVQTALALIAGNLYRDAPVVRIHSQCATGDVFHSLRCDCHDQLHLALRTIAELGTGILLYEHQEGRGIGLMEKLKAYELHDQGLDTIEANLRLGHAIDHRDYQLPVDILCSLNIRRVRLMTNNPEKIRALTSSGIHIVERLNAEVPIDPHCEDYVTIKREKLGHLSTQPPASVIN, encoded by the coding sequence ATGAAGACGTCCACTCGTGGATCAGCACCTTCAATAGCAAAGGAGATCCGGTTGTCACTGATAGAGCTAAAACAGATCGCCCAAGTGAAGTTCCCAACCCGGTGGACCGACTTCCATCTGCTAGCTTTCGAGGGAACGTACACGAGTCCAGACAACAAGGAGAAGTGTGTACAGACAGCGCTCGCCCTCATCGCGGGTAACCTCTACCGCGATGCTCCTGTTGTCCGTATTCATTCTCAATGCGCCACAGGGGATGTCTTCCATTCTCTCCGGTGTGACTGCCACGACCAGCTTCATCTTGCGTTGCGCACAATTGCGGAGCTAGGTACAGGGATACTACTGTACGAGCACCAGGAAGGGCGGGGAATAGGCCTCATGGAGAAGCTGAAAGCTTATGAGCTACATGATCAGGGTCTCGACACAATTGAAGCAAATCTCCGTCTAGGACACGCAATCGATCACCGTGACTATCAGCTACCGGTAGACATTCTCTGTTCGCTGAACATTCGGAGAGTCCGTCTGATGACCAACAACCCAGAAAAGATCCGGGCGCTTACATCATCAGGAATCCATATTGTCGAACGTTTGAATGCTGAAGTTCCGATAGATCCTCATTGTGAGGACTACGTTACCATCAAACGAGAAAAACTCGGCCATCTCTCGACCCAGCCTCCTGCGAGCGTAATAAACTGA
- a CDS encoding B12-binding domain-containing radical SAM protein translates to MKPYAPLGILYLCSHLRNRGFDVDVFDTTFSSREQLFNHLRTEKPSVLGVYANLMTRSNVVETLSVAREAGWMTVVGGPEPGAYSLEYLQAGADFVVAGEGELTMEDLLLAIRCREKDFSKIAGLSYLDTYGNLCQNAPRGQIQNLDLQPWPARSAIDIRRYVETWRTHHGTGSINFITARGCPFRCNWCSHQVFGQSHRRRDPIKVVDEVAWLLEQYSPDMVWVSDDVFTINHAWLRTYAAEMKQRGIRIPFECISRADRLSPEMIDLLAELGCFRIWIGSESGSQRILDAMDRGVKIEQVHKAVKMCRERGIQSGMFLMWGYEGEEMEDIEATIKHVSTSKPDIFFTTVSYPIKGTPYYNRIASRIIQISPWGKTSDRELEIKGRHSRAFYTHADRVLRDEVALARILDNSRGIDQAIDPGQAALLRQAIASERAALQATYAEVER, encoded by the coding sequence ATGAAGCCTTATGCCCCCCTGGGAATTCTGTATCTCTGCTCACACCTGCGTAACCGGGGTTTCGATGTCGATGTATTCGACACGACTTTTTCAAGTCGTGAGCAACTATTCAACCACCTGCGTACAGAGAAGCCTTCGGTGCTTGGCGTGTACGCAAACCTAATGACGCGAAGTAACGTTGTTGAAACTCTTTCTGTGGCTCGAGAAGCGGGTTGGATGACCGTGGTGGGCGGGCCTGAACCGGGCGCTTATTCGCTGGAATATCTCCAGGCTGGAGCCGACTTTGTGGTTGCCGGTGAAGGTGAGCTAACAATGGAGGATTTGCTCCTTGCGATTCGATGCCGAGAAAAGGACTTCTCCAAAATTGCCGGCTTATCGTATCTAGACACCTATGGGAACCTTTGCCAAAACGCCCCACGTGGACAGATTCAGAATCTCGATTTGCAGCCCTGGCCGGCACGTAGCGCAATCGATATCCGTCGATATGTTGAGACCTGGCGGACTCATCACGGCACGGGATCGATAAACTTCATCACGGCTCGTGGATGTCCGTTTCGTTGCAATTGGTGTAGCCACCAAGTCTTTGGGCAGTCCCATCGGCGGCGTGATCCTATCAAGGTTGTCGACGAGGTGGCATGGCTGCTCGAACAGTACAGCCCGGACATGGTCTGGGTCTCCGATGATGTGTTCACCATCAATCACGCATGGTTGCGCACCTATGCTGCAGAGATGAAACAACGTGGAATCCGTATTCCTTTTGAGTGCATCTCGCGTGCGGACCGGTTGAGTCCCGAGATGATAGACCTTCTGGCAGAACTGGGCTGCTTTCGCATATGGATAGGATCGGAGAGCGGATCGCAGCGCATCCTTGACGCGATGGATCGCGGCGTCAAGATTGAGCAGGTGCATAAGGCCGTGAAGATGTGTCGCGAGCGCGGTATCCAAAGCGGCATGTTCCTTATGTGGGGCTACGAGGGAGAAGAAATGGAAGATATCGAGGCAACAATTAAGCACGTCAGCACCTCGAAGCCAGACATCTTCTTTACAACCGTCTCGTATCCAATAAAGGGAACGCCATACTATAACCGCATCGCTTCTCGGATCATTCAGATTTCTCCCTGGGGAAAAACCTCAGACCGCGAACTTGAAATCAAAGGGAGGCACTCGCGTGCTTTTTATACGCATGCGGACAGAGTGCTGCGAGATGAGGTCGCTCTAGCCCGTATATTGGACAACTCAAGAGGCATCGACCAGGCGATCGATCCGGGACAGGCAGCCTTGCTGCGGCAGGCTATTGCAAGCGAACGTGCTGCTCTACAAGCGACCTACGCCGAGGTGGAGCGGTAA
- a CDS encoding B12-binding domain-containing radical SAM protein: MQPYRPLGTLYAAAALRDAGFSVALFDTMLSDPETEFRKSLAYHDPKIVVIYEDDFNFLTKMCLTRMREVAWHLTDAAKEKEVPVIAHGSDATDHPELFLSHGIDYVLRGEAEQALVALCTYLIKGRKPAEIDGLVRIGDSGEATYGDRSLSRNPDWTALHQPPTDLTDFNSYRHAWNKAHGFFSVNMVSSRGCPYQCNWCAKPISGNKFQLRAASSVAEEMRQLKHEAGAEHIWFSDDVFALNRHWVQEFVSEVSQRGAALPFKIQSRADLMTEETVAALRSAGCAEVWMGVESGSQKILDAMDKGLNISSVREARQRLKEFGIRAGYFLQFGYPRECWSDLQETIAFVRNTRPDDIGISFSYPLPGTVFYERVQTQLGSKRNWADSDDLCIMFQAEYTSGFYRAVRDALHAEVDTWTLDRQRFEVGFASVERLWNEVSLLEPISRNPDAIELTATNASGKTRVNLVPIHQLTGATGA, translated from the coding sequence ATGCAGCCTTACCGTCCGCTCGGCACCCTGTACGCAGCGGCAGCTCTTCGCGATGCAGGTTTTTCTGTCGCCCTGTTCGATACCATGCTGTCGGATCCCGAGACGGAGTTCAGAAAGTCTTTGGCTTACCACGACCCAAAGATTGTGGTGATTTACGAAGACGACTTCAATTTTCTGACGAAGATGTGTCTCACACGAATGCGAGAAGTGGCCTGGCACCTAACCGACGCCGCAAAAGAAAAAGAAGTTCCGGTGATCGCGCATGGGTCAGATGCCACTGACCACCCCGAACTCTTCTTGAGTCATGGAATCGACTACGTATTGCGTGGCGAGGCGGAACAGGCTCTCGTAGCCCTTTGCACATACTTAATTAAGGGAAGAAAACCCGCCGAGATTGACGGACTCGTACGCATTGGAGACAGCGGTGAAGCGACCTATGGTGATCGATCGCTCTCGAGAAATCCTGATTGGACCGCTTTGCATCAGCCGCCTACCGATTTGACAGACTTCAATTCGTACCGTCATGCATGGAATAAGGCACATGGATTCTTCTCGGTTAACATGGTCTCGAGCCGCGGATGTCCATATCAGTGCAATTGGTGCGCGAAACCGATTTCAGGCAACAAATTTCAGCTGCGTGCTGCATCTTCTGTTGCGGAAGAGATGAGGCAACTCAAACATGAAGCGGGAGCTGAGCACATCTGGTTCAGTGATGACGTGTTCGCGTTGAATCGTCATTGGGTCCAGGAGTTTGTTTCAGAAGTCTCTCAAAGAGGGGCCGCGCTGCCATTTAAGATTCAGTCTCGCGCAGATCTGATGACTGAGGAAACGGTAGCAGCGTTGAGGTCAGCCGGTTGCGCGGAAGTATGGATGGGTGTTGAATCCGGTTCGCAGAAGATTCTGGACGCAATGGACAAAGGCCTGAATATATCTTCGGTCCGAGAGGCACGACAAAGGTTGAAGGAATTCGGGATTCGCGCAGGTTACTTCCTGCAATTTGGCTATCCAAGAGAATGTTGGTCCGATCTGCAAGAGACTATCGCTTTCGTCCGCAATACACGGCCGGATGACATTGGGATCTCATTCTCATACCCTCTTCCCGGCACCGTTTTCTATGAGCGCGTCCAGACACAACTTGGGTCTAAGCGCAACTGGGCCGATAGCGATGACTTGTGCATCATGTTTCAAGCAGAGTATACGAGCGGATTTTATCGCGCTGTCCGCGATGCTCTGCACGCAGAAGTCGACACCTGGACTCTCGATAGGCAGCGCTTCGAGGTAGGCTTTGCTTCCGTCGAACGCCTGTGGAATGAGGTATCTCTTCTGGAGCCGATTAGTAGAAATCCAGATGCAATCGAACTTACCGCGACGAACGCAAGTGGGAAGACTCGGGTGAATCTGGTTCCCATTCATCAGCTCACTGGAGCGACGGGGGCATAG
- a CDS encoding B12-binding domain-containing radical SAM protein, with product MRTSRKIVFFFPSFASSEATAPLGILAVATPLIRAGFEIVLIDSTITPDFKNRVLKEVKDALCLGVSLVTGPMIRETVEIAKAVKAWNPDFPIVLGGWHPSLLPKQTLEAPYLDYIVRGQGEESFLELVQHLQSGSAPDFVPGIGFKRDGRLIMTSERPLRPLAEMPPKAYHIADFDAYERKCGRRWAMYTSSLACPFNCAYCTNAGVYGRKWNALSPEQFVEETVDLSRRYALDMIWVVDDNFLVDMDRARGIADGLVSEDSHFQWSIQATSNVVARLTPEDLRMLRRAGLQQICQGVDSGSPTVLKAMNKDWQDFDSIYESAARCLEAGIRPSFNIIFAFPGEGRNERRETIDFMMNVCRRFPGAEFWTNIFTPYPGSPIFSKATELGIELPTSLEAWADYFPRYTRLPWLNGREHDRLQVTRDYLRVAFDRIPIGADKRGKITRLMQKCISLPARWRLDHDIYRMPVELWLNNKLKQYTSMKPAVDAKRLANTPAEAAC from the coding sequence GTGCGAACATCTCGAAAGATCGTCTTCTTCTTTCCATCGTTTGCCAGTTCTGAGGCGACGGCACCGCTTGGCATTTTGGCGGTAGCGACCCCGCTGATCCGCGCTGGTTTCGAAATCGTACTGATCGATTCGACGATCACACCCGACTTCAAGAATCGCGTCCTGAAGGAGGTCAAGGATGCACTATGTCTGGGCGTATCCCTGGTGACTGGTCCGATGATCCGCGAAACCGTTGAGATCGCGAAGGCCGTGAAGGCATGGAACCCGGACTTCCCGATCGTGTTAGGAGGGTGGCATCCTTCATTGCTTCCAAAGCAGACGCTTGAGGCGCCCTACCTCGACTACATTGTGCGAGGACAAGGAGAAGAGAGCTTTCTGGAGTTGGTGCAGCACCTGCAATCAGGGTCCGCTCCGGACTTCGTTCCAGGGATCGGATTCAAACGTGACGGCAGGCTAATCATGACGTCAGAGCGTCCGCTCCGTCCGCTGGCCGAGATGCCACCCAAGGCATACCACATCGCGGATTTCGATGCTTATGAGCGCAAGTGCGGGCGGCGTTGGGCAATGTACACGTCCAGCCTCGCCTGCCCATTCAACTGCGCTTATTGCACCAACGCCGGCGTCTACGGACGCAAGTGGAACGCTCTATCTCCGGAACAGTTTGTGGAAGAGACGGTGGATCTGAGCCGCAGGTATGCACTCGATATGATCTGGGTGGTTGACGACAACTTCCTCGTTGACATGGACCGAGCCCGAGGAATCGCAGACGGTTTGGTGAGCGAAGACTCTCATTTCCAGTGGAGTATTCAAGCAACCAGCAATGTGGTCGCACGGCTTACACCAGAGGATCTGCGCATGCTGCGTCGAGCGGGCTTGCAGCAGATCTGCCAGGGTGTGGATTCTGGCTCACCTACAGTGCTGAAGGCTATGAATAAGGATTGGCAAGACTTTGATTCTATCTACGAAAGCGCGGCACGCTGTCTGGAAGCCGGAATACGACCGTCTTTCAATATCATTTTCGCATTTCCGGGTGAAGGCAGGAACGAACGCCGCGAAACTATTGATTTTATGATGAACGTCTGCCGAAGGTTTCCGGGCGCCGAATTCTGGACAAACATCTTCACCCCCTACCCCGGCTCACCGATCTTTTCAAAGGCCACGGAGCTTGGCATCGAGTTGCCGACTTCACTTGAGGCGTGGGCAGATTACTTCCCGCGGTACACCAGGCTTCCCTGGCTTAATGGAAGGGAGCACGACAGACTTCAGGTGACCCGGGATTATCTGCGCGTTGCATTCGACCGCATACCAATCGGAGCCGATAAGCGCGGTAAGATCACCCGCCTGATGCAAAAGTGCATTTCGCTCCCCGCACGTTGGCGATTGGATCACGATATATATCGGATGCCAGTAGAGCTCTGGCTCAACAACAAGCTAAAGCAATACACCTCAATGAAACCTGCCGTAGATGCTAAACGGCTTGCGAATACGCCAGCGGAGGCCGCGTGCTAG
- a CDS encoding DUF2306 domain-containing protein, protein MVLNGDRDNHAMLRGPHEGIGSSPVGAPQDPSRGIAQFGKVATEKQVPLPSQQRFMKVALWMLIGAMTLWVTLYSEVPLLRQAAERAYLGTILFLIVPHITGGVLALLIGPIQFSSRVRRRYPRFHRGLGRIYVTAVFVAAPLAITLSNHRHDPRAIHFVVATSVQACAWILTTLAAFFTARNGHFKQHREWMVRSYAVTLTFVGTRVLQPIPAWNRHSEAGFAIEIIIITFLAILIPDIAFHWRQLTTHRPRAVVLKA, encoded by the coding sequence ATGGTGCTCAACGGTGATCGAGACAATCACGCGATGCTGAGAGGACCACACGAGGGCATAGGGTCGTCGCCCGTGGGTGCTCCCCAAGACCCATCCAGAGGGATCGCGCAATTTGGTAAAGTAGCGACAGAAAAACAGGTTCCCCTTCCTTCTCAGCAGCGTTTTATGAAGGTTGCGCTTTGGATGCTAATCGGCGCGATGACACTCTGGGTTACGCTCTACAGCGAAGTACCGCTTCTCCGTCAAGCAGCGGAACGGGCGTATCTGGGCACCATTCTTTTTCTCATAGTCCCGCACATAACAGGCGGCGTCCTCGCACTTCTTATCGGGCCAATTCAGTTTTCGAGCCGAGTGCGCAGACGTTATCCAAGATTTCACCGGGGACTTGGAAGGATTTATGTGACTGCCGTATTTGTCGCCGCTCCGCTCGCGATAACGTTGTCAAACCACCGGCACGACCCCCGCGCTATCCATTTTGTTGTGGCCACTTCTGTTCAAGCCTGCGCATGGATACTTACTACTCTTGCAGCGTTTTTCACGGCTCGTAATGGCCACTTTAAGCAACATCGCGAATGGATGGTTCGTTCCTATGCTGTGACACTTACATTTGTGGGCACTCGTGTGCTTCAACCCATTCCGGCGTGGAACCGGCATAGTGAGGCCGGTTTCGCTATCGAGATCATCATAATCACATTTTTAGCCATCCTGATTCCAGATATTGCTTTCCATTGGCGGCAGCTGACAACACACCGTCCTAGAGCCGTTGTACTAAAAGCGTAG
- a CDS encoding class I SAM-dependent methyltransferase → MIRQNRQEEKTLICDGCHLSAVPREGIWIALTEDRMAHYSQFITDYEMIRAAEGRGGQNADYYLALPYKDLSGKNQAQWTIRARTYSYLAKQILPKIQAEVGVNARVLDVGAGNGWMSYRFSQMGLRPVAVDLLVNDQDGLGAAKHYQEHLQEMFPRVQAESTRLPFASAQFDAVFFNASFHYAESYEASLREALRCLRISGTIVVADSPWYSNKSSGELMIAERQAAFLKRFGTSSDSIRSLEFLTDERLRDLEHKFGIRWERHNPFYGFPWTMRPWIASWNRRREPSRFQIYTARKPA, encoded by the coding sequence GTGATTAGGCAGAATCGGCAGGAAGAAAAAACTCTAATCTGCGATGGATGCCACCTCTCCGCGGTTCCCCGCGAAGGGATCTGGATTGCACTCACCGAAGATCGCATGGCGCACTATTCGCAGTTCATTACAGATTATGAGATGATTCGCGCCGCCGAGGGGCGTGGCGGTCAAAACGCGGATTACTATCTGGCACTCCCGTATAAGGATCTCTCAGGCAAGAATCAGGCGCAATGGACAATCCGTGCGCGTACGTATTCCTATCTTGCTAAGCAGATTCTTCCGAAGATCCAGGCGGAAGTGGGAGTGAATGCACGCGTTCTGGATGTGGGTGCTGGTAACGGATGGATGAGCTATCGGTTTTCGCAGATGGGGCTTCGACCTGTAGCGGTAGACCTGCTGGTTAATGATCAGGATGGGCTGGGCGCCGCAAAACATTATCAAGAACACCTACAGGAGATGTTTCCGCGTGTACAGGCCGAAAGTACGCGCCTACCATTTGCCTCAGCCCAGTTCGATGCGGTCTTCTTCAACGCCTCTTTCCACTATGCGGAGAGTTACGAGGCAAGCCTGCGGGAAGCGCTGCGTTGCCTTAGGATCAGCGGAACAATCGTAGTCGCAGACTCGCCGTGGTACTCCAACAAGAGTAGCGGTGAGCTGATGATTGCGGAACGGCAGGCAGCGTTCCTTAAGCGGTTTGGCACCTCTTCGGACTCAATTCGAAGCCTCGAGTTTTTGACAGACGAGCGGCTTAGAGATCTGGAGCATAAATTCGGTATCCGCTGGGAACGCCACAATCCGTTCTATGGATTCCCCTGGACGATGCGGCCGTGGATTGCAAGTTGGAATCGCCGCCGCGAACCGTCACGTTTCCAGATTTATACGGCTAGGAAACCCGCATGA
- a CDS encoding flavin reductase: MSIDTGVRARIKRAALGRTLLPQEFTLGLPEPQTEISVFLRGAGVNRDVTEHLSTACAEPLTICIGFDEGTCPSRRELSDLTLVFSERNGQECVLGEIGLDYRQTLTGVRTEFVFFEPRSSKNFCLPNGQLGLHYILHAYRQWRRDNTQGITMSFLERRASMVTFIRPHPIMLVSVGNHEEGNLFPMNLCGYLGNGNFGFALRTERVAGTVVQRAGYVALSSLPEQQGYLAYRLANQHKKESVDWSELPFATKISKVLGIPIPEFAQRVKELEIWNSIAVGSHRFFIGRILEEETYSNELAFCSIHGFYQSWRLKKFEQRDRELGRSLAADKFHKRERHPAK, from the coding sequence ATGTCGATCGATACTGGAGTCCGCGCACGGATCAAGAGAGCTGCCTTAGGAAGAACCTTACTCCCCCAGGAATTCACCCTCGGGCTGCCGGAGCCGCAGACCGAGATCAGTGTCTTTCTGCGCGGTGCAGGTGTGAATCGTGACGTAACGGAACACCTTTCGACGGCATGTGCCGAGCCGTTGACGATCTGCATCGGCTTCGATGAAGGTACCTGCCCAAGCCGCAGAGAGCTCTCTGATCTGACCTTGGTGTTTTCGGAACGAAACGGCCAAGAGTGCGTCCTGGGTGAAATCGGTCTTGACTACAGGCAAACTTTGACTGGGGTACGCACGGAGTTCGTGTTCTTCGAACCGAGGAGTTCAAAGAATTTCTGTTTGCCGAATGGGCAGCTCGGACTCCATTACATTCTTCACGCATACCGGCAATGGAGGAGAGACAACACGCAAGGCATTACGATGTCATTCCTCGAGAGACGTGCATCTATGGTCACGTTCATCCGGCCTCACCCTATCATGTTGGTTAGTGTTGGCAATCACGAAGAAGGCAACCTCTTCCCCATGAATCTCTGCGGATATCTCGGTAACGGAAACTTCGGCTTTGCGTTGAGAACGGAACGAGTTGCCGGTACAGTTGTCCAGCGAGCTGGCTATGTGGCTCTCAGCAGCCTGCCCGAGCAGCAAGGCTATTTGGCTTATCGTTTGGCAAATCAGCACAAAAAAGAATCCGTTGATTGGAGTGAGCTTCCCTTCGCAACCAAGATCTCAAAGGTACTCGGCATTCCCATTCCAGAGTTCGCGCAGAGAGTGAAGGAGCTTGAGATTTGGAACTCCATCGCGGTTGGCAGCCACCGCTTCTTCATCGGGCGGATCCTTGAAGAAGAAACATACTCCAATGAATTGGCTTTTTGCTCAATCCACGGTTTTTACCAATCCTGGAGACTCAAGAAATTTGAACAACGCGATAGAGAGCTGGGGCGTTCTCTTGCAGCGGACAAATTTCACAAGCGAGAACGTCATCCCGCAAAGTAA
- a CDS encoding class I SAM-dependent methyltransferase: MNTFETSTAGLAFDRLATTYDSLFTFSVIGRSQRKVVWGRALKAFTRGSHILELNCGTGQDALFLAEAGMTVTACDASLGMIEQARYKMALEAPGATVEFLPLRTEEIDTLPQTLCFDGVFSNFSGLNCVGNLTSVAQQLSERLTSGAPLLLCFSTRYCLWEIAYFLLRGDPRKAFRRWSGMTEACLDGLKFPVYYPSIAQLRSAFAPEFRLVSTTAVGLTVPPSYVDSWVTSRPRLLKLFEAIDETVRTWPGLRALGDHMLLHLERVGP, translated from the coding sequence ATGAATACTTTCGAAACCTCCACAGCCGGACTGGCATTTGACCGTCTGGCGACTACTTATGATTCGCTCTTCACATTTTCGGTGATCGGCAGGTCACAAAGGAAGGTAGTCTGGGGACGCGCGCTAAAAGCATTCACAAGAGGCAGCCACATCCTTGAACTGAACTGTGGGACTGGACAGGATGCTTTGTTTCTCGCCGAGGCAGGCATGACGGTGACTGCATGCGATGCCTCGCTGGGCATGATCGAACAAGCCCGCTACAAAATGGCCTTAGAGGCCCCGGGCGCTACTGTAGAGTTTCTCCCACTTCGCACGGAAGAGATCGACACTCTGCCTCAGACACTGTGCTTTGACGGCGTGTTCTCCAACTTCTCTGGGCTGAACTGTGTTGGCAATCTGACTAGCGTTGCACAACAGTTATCCGAGCGACTGACATCAGGAGCGCCGTTGTTGCTGTGCTTTTCTACCCGATACTGCTTGTGGGAGATCGCCTACTTTCTGCTACGTGGAGACCCGCGCAAGGCGTTTCGTCGATGGAGTGGCATGACAGAGGCATGCCTCGATGGTCTAAAGTTCCCTGTGTACTATCCGAGCATTGCACAGTTACGTAGCGCTTTCGCGCCTGAGTTTCGCCTTGTCTCTACGACTGCTGTCGGTCTTACCGTGCCCCCATCCTATGTCGACTCCTGGGTGACGTCTCGCCCACGCCTTTTGAAGCTTTTCGAGGCAATCGATGAGACCGTGCGCACCTGGCCAGGGCTGCGTGCTTTGGGAGACCACATGTTATTGCATCTGGAGAGAGTGGGGCCATGA